GTGGTGCTTCTCCCATCTTCCCGCCGGAAGCTGGTGGGAAGGTGGGATGATTCGCTCTGGAGCACCATTCCAGTTGGGGAAGACCATGACGGCCCCCCGAGGAAGTTGCTGCCCAGGTCCCCAGTTTCTCCTGGGACCGGCGCCCGGAGCTGCTGCCGCGGCTGGTGGCCGCGCAGGTGGAAATCGTGCTAGCTGGAACGGGCGGAGGTCGTTGTCGCAGCGGTAGAAGCCGCAGGCATCGCCGATACACAACAAGTTGACGCAAGGTGCTTCCGGACTCGGATGACATTCCGTGCTCGCGTCAGCTCCTGTCTGTGCTCGGGATGATTCTGTGGTGGCGCAGGCCTGTATGAACACGGCGAGCAGCAGCCGGAGAAGTAGCCGGGTTCCCATTGTTCGATGCCCCCAGATGCAGGTGTTTGTTTGTTCATGTTTTGCCTGAATTGAGGGTTGACGCAAGAAGGGGCCGCCTGCCAGTTCTCGGCGATGCAGGCAAAGGGAGGCCGCACCCACATGCACACGTCATCGATTGCTGCGTCGCTACGTTTTTCGAACCCCCTCCGGAGAGTCATTCTGGGCGCCGCCGTATGCGTCACGGCCCTGCTCCTCAACTTGAGTCCCACGGCAGCCCAGGCCCAGGTCTCCCGGACGCTGAGCACCCCGTTCCCCTCACCGCAGGCGCGGAAGGTCTTCGACCTGTTGGTGACGCTGGAGAACAACAGCCGCAACGGCGTCTCCAAGCAGACCATCATGGGCCAGCACTGCGAGGCGCAGAAGGAGCGCTACGCAGGCGAGTACTGGGTGCGCGTGGGCGAAATCGCGGGGCGCCGGCCGGGCTTCGTGGAGTTCGACTTCGGGCCGGGCAACTACGGGCCCACGTACCAGGCGCCCTACGTGGACACGTCTGTCGGCTTCGCTCGCGACCGCTTCCTCTTCGGCGAGGGCATCGTTGGCTTCAGCTTCCACCAGTCCTATCCCGGCGCGTCCGTGAAGAGCTGGGAGAACAACTTCCGGCAGCCGTGGATGGATTACAACTGGTTCGGCCGCGTCATCAACTGGCAGGCGAACACGGCGGAGTACCGCGCGCTCCTGTCGGACCTGTCCTTCGCGGCGGACAAGCTCGCCATCCTGAAGCAGCTCAACGTGCCGGTGCTGTACCGCCCGTTCCACGAGATGAACAAGCGCCCCAACGCGTCGCCGTTCTGGTGGTCCAACCAGGACCCCGCCCAGTACAGACAACTCTGGGTC
This genomic window from Myxococcus hansupus contains:
- a CDS encoding TIGR02269 family lipoprotein, with translation MGTRLLLRLLLAVFIQACATTESSRAQTGADASTECHPSPEAPCVNLLCIGDACGFYRCDNDLRPFQLARFPPARPPAAAAAPGAGPRRNWGPGQQLPRGAVMVFPNWNGAPERIIPPSHQLPAGRWEKHHIFPQARDLAEWFETQGVKIHHYTMPIPRDLHQRIHRGGERGGAWNQAWREFMEARPNARPEDIYKHAGQLIYRFQLLGGPIQPYYSRPGA
- a CDS encoding mannanase → MSPTAAQAQVSRTLSTPFPSPQARKVFDLLVTLENNSRNGVSKQTIMGQHCEAQKERYAGEYWVRVGEIAGRRPGFVEFDFGPGNYGPTYQAPYVDTSVGFARDRFLFGEGIVGFSFHQSYPGASVKSWENNFRQPWMDYNWFGRVINWQANTAEYRALLSDLSFAADKLAILKQLNVPVLYRPFHEMNKRPNASPFWWSNQDPAQYRQLWVIMHDYLVRTRGLDNLIFVWSPYEWDGTYGGDPWNYYPGDDRVDVVAVDIYHGNPYFPGQFYTDLGARYRKPRMLAETDKLPVRWGDSRYATVSEIDARPWVLWSVWGDTLLYNVGTTTPNDWNVSNNHKAIRDSYSYHDGSIWRVLTGGANPTYNWGSLR